The following coding sequences lie in one Dehalococcoidia bacterium genomic window:
- a CDS encoding tyrosine-type recombinase/integrase, whose translation MKAYLEPTEISLLENAAENLRDRLLVHILFHLGCRISEALALTVDDVDLEHGRVTIKHLKFRIKISCPQCNARLGKAHTFCPKCGDKVEQTVAREQEHRRVRTLPLDNGTLALLKDYIERGGPVTRDAKQVIFGINRHRAWQIVSDCASRAGLGGLENPITGRKCGISPHRLRDAFAVHAMKHNDSGDGLRMLQEHLGHASFDTTARYRKIAGEEHRDWYQGLWEKGEGSA comes from the coding sequence ATGAAAGCATATCTCGAACCAACAGAAATAAGTCTACTGGAAAACGCCGCAGAAAACCTTCGCGATAGATTGCTGGTTCATATTCTGTTCCATCTAGGCTGCCGTATCTCGGAAGCCCTGGCGCTGACCGTGGATGATGTAGACCTCGAACATGGCCGAGTCACCATCAAGCATCTTAAATTTCGTATCAAGATATCATGCCCCCAATGCAATGCCAGGCTGGGCAAGGCTCATACCTTTTGCCCGAAGTGCGGCGATAAAGTGGAACAGACTGTAGCCAGGGAGCAAGAACACCGCCGCGTACGCACCTTGCCGCTCGATAATGGCACCCTGGCATTGCTTAAAGACTACATCGAGCGCGGCGGCCCAGTAACCAGAGACGCTAAGCAGGTGATCTTCGGCATCAACCGCCATCGCGCCTGGCAGATCGTCAGCGACTGCGCCTCCCGAGCCGGCCTCGGAGGTCTGGAGAACCCGATCACCGGCAGGAAGTGCGGCATCAGCCCGCACAGGCTGCGCGACGCGTTCGCCGTCCACGCCATGAAGCACAATGACTCCGGCGACGGTCTCAGGATGTTACAGGAGCACCTGGGGCATGCCAGCTTCGACACAACCGCCAGATACAGGAAGATCGCCGGCGAGGAACACCGCGACTGGTACCAGGGGCTCTGGGAGAAGGGGGAAGGAAGTGCCTGA
- a CDS encoding tyrosine-type recombinase/integrase, with product MTLEHEINDFLEQALDKSAATELSKLIEGYKLCARSEGISENTIMLTERAVSYFKNFLTGSGLPTNVESIGTSEIRSFILHLKEVQRFQSHPFIKSHDRKLTGHTINCYLRSISAFWSWLFREGFLEVNPFARIKIPKAPTKVITPFTEDQIQSLLQALDTSVISGLRAYAIILTFLDTGMRLSELIGLKKDNVDLRNKMLKVFGKGAKERRIPMGKRLLAALWKYQLHRPQPATGSIDNFFLTQDGWPLTKNRVETIIKDLGTKAGLQGVRCSPHTFRHTFCIEFLRNGANLFSLQQMTGHSSLEVLRGYVALAESDVKIAHQKFSPADNLNLKMPCLRKNKHGKKAMERDT from the coding sequence ATGACACTAGAACATGAAATAAATGATTTCCTAGAACAAGCCCTCGACAAGTCTGCTGCAACCGAGTTGAGCAAGCTCATTGAGGGTTACAAACTATGCGCTCGTAGTGAGGGAATCAGCGAAAACACAATCATGCTTACCGAAAGAGCTGTGAGCTATTTCAAAAATTTTCTGACGGGCTCCGGGTTGCCCACTAACGTGGAATCAATTGGTACGAGCGAAATCCGCAGCTTCATCTTACACTTGAAGGAGGTTCAGCGTTTTCAGTCGCACCCATTCATCAAAAGTCACGACAGGAAACTCACAGGACATACAATTAATTGTTATCTTCGTAGCATCAGCGCCTTTTGGAGTTGGCTATTCAGGGAAGGATTCTTAGAGGTCAACCCGTTCGCCAGAATAAAAATACCTAAAGCACCTACGAAGGTTATAACCCCATTTACCGAAGACCAAATCCAAAGTTTGCTTCAAGCACTGGACACCTCCGTTATATCCGGTCTCAGGGCCTATGCAATAATTTTAACATTTCTGGACACAGGGATGCGATTGAGTGAGTTGATCGGCTTAAAAAAAGATAACGTCGATCTCAGAAATAAGATGCTCAAGGTCTTCGGTAAGGGAGCTAAAGAGCGCCGGATTCCGATGGGGAAAAGGCTGCTGGCGGCCTTGTGGAAGTATCAGCTGCATCGGCCGCAACCGGCGACGGGATCAATTGACAACTTTTTCCTCACGCAAGACGGTTGGCCGCTCACAAAAAACAGAGTGGAAACGATCATCAAAGATCTAGGTACAAAGGCAGGGTTACAAGGCGTGCGGTGTTCACCTCACACCTTCCGGCATACCTTCTGCATCGAGTTTCTGCGAAACGGCGCCAATCTTTTCAGCCTACAGCAAATGACAGGACACTCATCCCTAGAGGTTTTACGCGGATACGTAGCTTTAGCTGAGTCTGATGTCAAAATTGCTCACCAGAAGTTCTCCCCGGCCGATAACCTGAACTTAAAAATGCCTTGCTTAAGGAAAAATAAACACGGGAAAAAAGCTATGGAGAGGGATACATGA